The stretch of DNA CCCACGACCGGCGGCTCGCCGAAGCGCAACGCCATGTCGAAGCCGTCGGCGACGAGGTCGCCGATCTGGTCGCGCATGATGAGTTCGAGCCGCAACTCGCGGTGGGCCTCGAGGAAGCGCGCCAGCTCGCGCGACAGGACCAGTCGCGAGAAGAAGGGATCGACGTTCACTCTCAGGCGCCCGCGCACCGTCCGGGCACTGCCCGCCGCGTCGAGCGCCGCCGCCTCGATGCCGTCGAGGAGCGGCCCGACCCGCTCCCAGAAAAGCCGCCCCTCGTCGGTGAGCCGCAGGGTCCGGGTGGTGCGATCGAGAAGGCGTACGCCGAGGCGGGCCTCCAGCCGCTGGATGGCGCGCCCCACGCCCGACTGGGTCAGCCCGAGCGCCTCGGCGGCCCGGGTCATGGTCCCGGCCTCGACCACCGCCATGAGCACCGTCACGCCGGCCAGCAGCCGGCCATCGTAGGGCATCGGGCCATGACTCCGGATCGTTCCATGACTTCAGGTCCGGATTGTTCTGACAGATCGGCGCTCATCTCGGAAGAGTTGGTGCGCCATGGAATCGGCAGCAGATTCGTAGGAGCTTCGCATGACACAGCACGCTACGGCACTCGTCGTCGGCGCCTCGCGCGGCCTCGGGCTCGCGCTCGCGGAGGAATGGCTCGGGCGCGGCTCGCGCGTGATCGCCACGGCACGCGGTCACTCCGCAGGCCTCGACGCGCTGACAGCCCGCTTTCCCGGCAGCCTCGAGGTCGAGAGCGTCGACATCAACCAGGCCGCCACCATCCAGGCACTCCGCCGGCGGCTCGACGGACGGCGCGTCGACGTCCTGTTCGTCAACGCCGGCATCGCGCGGGCCATCGAGGCGAGCCCGGCCAGCGCGAGCGAGGCGGACTTCCTCGACATGATGCTGACCAACGCGTTCTCGCCCGTGCGCGCGGCCGAACTGTTGCGCGACCTGGTGCCGGCCGGGGGCACCATCGCGATCATGACCTCGGAACTCGGCAGCATCGCGAACGCCACGGGCGGGTGGCAGCTCTATTCCTCCAGCAAGGCCGCGCTCAACATGCTGATGAAGGGCTACGCGGCCAAGCACGCCGATGACGGGCACGCGGTGCTGCTGGTCGCCCCGGGCTGGGTGCGGACCGAGATGGGCGGCAGCGACGCGCTGCTCTCGATCGAGGAGAGCATCCCGCGCGTCGTCGACATGATCGAGGCGAACCGGGGCCGTGCGGGCCTGCGCTACGTCGACCGGTTCGGCGCGCCGCTTCCCTGGTGACCGGGTGCCGCCGACGCGACCCTGGCGGCACGGCCGCCGATGCTCTGACCGGAGGACCATCATGGCACGCATCCTCATCACCGGGTCCGCGGACGGGCTCGGCCTCATGGCCGGGCAGCACCTCGCCCGCGAAGGGCACGAGGTCGTGCTGCATGCCCGCAGCGACGCGCGCGACGAGGCGGCTTGCCGGGCGCTGCCGGAGGCGGCCGGCATCCTGATCGGCGACGTCGTGACGATCGCCGCGATGCGGGCGGTCGCCGCGCAGGCGAACGCGACCGGTCGCTTCGACGCCGTCATCCACAATGTCGGGATCGGCTACCGCGAGCCCCGCCGGATCCCGACCGCGGACGGGCTGTCCCACCTCTTCGCGATCAACGTGCTCACCCCCTACCTCCTGACTGCCCTGATCGAGCGCCCCGACCGGCGGGTCTACCTGAGCTCCGGCATGCATCCCGGGGGGGCCGGACATGGACGACCTTCAATGGGAGCGGCGGCGCTGGAACGGGTCGCAGGCCTACGCCGAGAGCAAGTTCCTCGACGTGGCGCTCGCCTTCGGGGTTGCGCGCCGGTGGCCGGACGTGCGGGCGAACGCGCTCGAGCCGGGATGGGTCCCGACGCGGATGGGCGGTCCGGGCGCACCGGACGACCTGGCCCAGGCTCACACTACCCAGGCTTGGCTGGCCGTGAGCGACGAGCCCCTCGCCCACTCGACGGGACGCTACTTCTACCACCGGGCGATGCGCGAGCCGGACCCGCTCACGCGGGACGAGGCGTGCCAGGACGCGCTTCTGGATGCCTGCGCGCGGCTGACGGGCGTCCCCTTACCGCGATGACGATCGGGCTCGGATCGACCGACGCAACCGATCGAACGGGACCTTAAAGGACATATCTCGGCCGAGCAGGCATTCGCGTTGTCCCGCAACGCGACTTCTTCCAACGACGGGCGAGTCATGCGTCGGATATGCTCGCGTATAGTCCGGTCGGCGTCCCTGGCGCACCTCCTC from Methylobacterium aquaticum encodes:
- a CDS encoding SDR family NAD(P)-dependent oxidoreductase — its product is MAGQHLAREGHEVVLHARSDARDEAACRALPEAAGILIGDVVTIAAMRAVAAQANATGRFDAVIHNVGIGYREPRRIPTADGLSHLFAINVLTPYLLTALIERPDRRVYLSSGMHPGGAGHGRPSMGAAALERVAGLRREQVPRRGARLRGCAPVAGRAGERARAGMGPDADGRSGRTGRPGPGSHYPGLAGRERRAPRPLDGTLLLPPGDARAGPAHAGRGVPGRASGCLRAADGRPLTAMTIGLGSTDATDRTGP
- a CDS encoding SDR family NAD(P)-dependent oxidoreductase: MTQHATALVVGASRGLGLALAEEWLGRGSRVIATARGHSAGLDALTARFPGSLEVESVDINQAATIQALRRRLDGRRVDVLFVNAGIARAIEASPASASEADFLDMMLTNAFSPVRAAELLRDLVPAGGTIAIMTSELGSIANATGGWQLYSSSKAALNMLMKGYAAKHADDGHAVLLVAPGWVRTEMGGSDALLSIEESIPRVVDMIEANRGRAGLRYVDRFGAPLPW